tacgtgtgtgtgctgctgcacttccctgtgtgtgtttgtgtgtaccaAGGATAGTgcgctgtgcacaagcctaggtgcattttattaatgtgctgttaaaataacaagaaaatgcTGCGCTTTTGACTtgagaccaggtttttgttggtcaatagCGCGGTCAATTTCTGCTGCTGCAAGataataatagatagatagatagatagatagatagatagatagatagatagatagatagaaatgtattgatcccaaaaaaatgggaaattatggtgttacagcagcacacgtacatcagtcaacacaacacagaatatatatatataaatgaaatactaaaatacaatatacatacatacaatatacatgaaataacaataataataaaaataataggaattagaagaaaaaatatttaaataaatacatgatggggaaaaaatattaccccaagaatgcacctgaacacacctccctgtaagaccagtaCGCCCATAGGCGCAAAGATATGAgaaggtgcatttgctatttaaacaaaatgtaatgtaacaaaattttagtttttcatgtAGAAGCTTGAAGATATTCACttgtattgtaatattttttgttaGGGTAAAACAAGCTTAACAAGGTGGCACTGGATGTTCCCCCGTACTAGGGCTCAGTCCTTACTGCAGCGGCCCAGGGTTCGGTTTCAACCTGCCGCCCTTTACTGAATGTcattccctctgtctctccccttttatgtcttcaacTTTCCTCTCAACttaatgccccaaaaaataatattaaaaacaagaatattaGTTATTAGTCAAAAAGCAGACTAGGTTACAACTCTAATCTAATAAGCTTCTATTGTACTTTATGTTTAgagctaattagcaaatgttagcatgctaatgtgaAACTAAGATGAACATGGTAGCATACTAGCATTGTAATTGTgacaatgttagcatgctgatgttagcatctAGCTCAAATTACAGCCTCACAGTGGTTGCATGCCTGtagactctttttttcaatatctagtctcatgtaTCTGgtcttttttatctgttttaggTACATGTATGTTCAAGAATTATTTTGTATACATTACCAGTATAGATGCTATGGCGTTGGAAGGGTACGTCCTTTTAATGTTGAATACTCCAAATGCTGTCATCCCTACAGATATGCGTGTAATGTGGATAACCAACTGCCAATACAATAGTGTCAGGGAACATTAGACTAAACAGCGTCTGAACTGCTGTACCTGTATATCATGTTTTGCCTGTAACAGGTGGAGGAGGAGTACAGCAATCCCCACACAGTGGACAGAGTGGCCATGGGGCAGCTGCCGCACATGTGGGGACAGTCGCTCTATATCTTGAGCTGTCTTCTAGCCGAGGTATTCACAGGGCTCTTGAACCCACCTCTAAAGTTAACCATTGCCTTTGTTACCTCTGTAATAATTCCCCCTCTTTGTCTCTTCTTATTTCTGTTTTAAGGGTTTTTTAGCACCAGGAGAAATAGATCCTCTCAACAGGAGATTCTCAACAAACTTAAAGCCAGATGTTGTGGTACAAGGTGGGTGATCGATCATTAGTTTGAGGGAAAAATCAGCCCAgaagttgaatttaaaaaatgggtTAAATCCCAAAAGAATTATAAAGTAAAAGAGGTGTTGAAAGATGAAGAAATCCACTCTTCTGAAACCAATCCTTTCATGGATTAAGGggaacttttcttttcatagaTCTGTATGACTTGTGGGGCAAAGAAGAAGGATAACTCACAGacaacttaaaaaatgtcatggacGTCCAAGACTTATTTCCAATGTTCTGATGTGAGCGTTGGTTAATATAGAGATTTTCTTATAGAAAACGGGATATGATGTACTCATTTTtttgatgtgtgtctgtgtcagttTGTGTTCTAGCAGAATCGGAGGAGATCCAGCAGTTGTTAAGTGATCATGGGATCATGGTCCAGACGATGTCAGAAGTTCTGCCTATGAGGGTCTTGCCTGCTCGCATCCTGAGCCATGTTTATGTCAGATTGGGTAAAAAAGCACCAGGCACTTtttccttagtgtgtgtgtgtgtgtgtgtgtttgtgtgtgttttgtgtgtatgtaagagcaAAATATTGTGTCATTTCCACAGGTAACTGCAAGAAACTGAATTTGAGCGGGAGGCCCTACAGACACATTGGAGTTTTGGGAACATCCAAATTCTACGAGATCAGAAATCGCACTTACATATTCACCCCCCAGGTAAAACTAGCTTGTCTTGAGATGTTATGATGTTCATCATCACAGTAAAGAAGCTAGGTAGAAGGCTGTAGTAATATATATTCCTGGTAAATACTTTGGTttccatctttctgtctgtttctttcttttttgtgctcCAGTTTCTGGATCAGCACCATTTCTACCTGGCACTGGACAACCAGATGATTGTGGAGATGTTACGAACGGAGCTGGCCTATCTCTCCGGTTGCTGGAGGATGACAGGACGGCCTACACTCACTTTCCCCATCACCCACAGCATGCTGGGTAATAAGGCTCTTAACCCAAAGCAAATCAGTCTCACATATTTAGTTTTCAGTGTGAATGCACTTCCAGCAGCTTGCAGAAGTATCATCCAAAACATGATAGAGGAATAATTTAGACATGACAAAGATGGAACAATAAATGAATTTGATACAATGAATGTGCAATGAATTACTACATACACTGTAATACAGTCTAGGTTACTTCTATTATATTGTTTTACTCATGTACAATAGCTCTGATCTTGAATATAGACACTGCAATATTTCCATATTGCTATTTTGTCAGATTAGTTCACTACGCTTCACagcatttatttactttttatattcAGTTGAAGATGGAGATGGAATTGATTCGTGTATCCTAGCGACTCTCCGAAAACTACAGGATGGCTACTTTGCTGGAGCAAGGTCTGTTTCCATCTGCTACATAGGACATCATACTAATAGTGTGTTGAGATGAAACATGACAGTATATGTCACTTCTTACGCATGTGTTggtatttttgtgcatgttactACACAGGGTGCAGATGTCAGATCTATCCAGTGTCCAGACCACTTCTATTCACACCCACCTCAGCTTcctggatgaagaggaggatgacaGCTTACTTGAGGATGAAGAGGATAATGATGAATATGGGGAGGAATATTACAACTGTAGGCCCTCAGGTACTTTATGATGACATGTGTGTCCTCCTTTCAGTCATACTTGTCAGTGGaagtaaataattataaatacctatatttttttttttgacctcCAGAGGGCTCTGAAGACATGTTTGACCAATACCTCACACAGCTCCTCCACAGCACCAATACCACATCCCATCTTCCTTCCATCCAGAGTGGGCAGCACCACGTCTTCAGTGCAGAACACAGCACCAGAGACATCCTGTCTTTTATGGCCCAGGTTCAGGGCCTGAACATGCCCAGTGAGTTATTAGGAATCTAATTATTAAGTTAAAGTCAGTTTCCTCTTTGAATTATGTTATGTTGCTGTCCCTGGTTGGGGCTTCATTTAGATTGATTTTAAGATAAAGTTAGGCGTTGCCGAAATGACTAATTTGGCTTAAAGCTGTGGTTGAGTTTGGATTATAGTAAAGGGCAACACAGATCAatggggaaagaaagaaaaaagtaattgttatGCAAGTTTTGTTCTCTGGCAACCTATAGATAGCtacaaaaaatactgtacataccagACTAAATGTACTACTGTTATGTAGACCCTTGTTAACATGgccaaaatgtatataataataatgatcctgaaaacaaaaaagtaaaagtttattgTGTTGGGGTTTTAACTAGGAAATGTAGGAAATCTCTTAGTGGGGTAAAAAGGTACATTACAAATCCTGTTAAACTAAGAAcaacagaaattaaaatgaattggcAGTGTCTCAAATATTCTCCTGTTTCACTTTGgaatatgttttaatttgtgtatttcAGAGTCTTCCATGTATCTACCTGTGACTCCTGTTAGGAACAAACGCCGCAAAGGTCTCAACTTACTTGAAGTTTCTCCTCATTCTCAGCATGGCCCACATGTAAAGCCGCACAAGGTATGCACAGCAGAACTTTGCTTTTCTTGTGACTTCAGTATTGCTCTGAAGTGTATTTGTCTTACGCTGACATCCCTCGGAAGTCTGACAGTGCTGCTGACTTGCACCTGCCTCGAGACTCCCAGGGCAATACCGATTTTGCAGCGTTGGTGAAGCAGCTGAAAGAGTGTCCGACCCTGCAAGACCAGGCTGACATACTCTACATTCTTTACGTGATGAAGTACGGACATAGAGACAGCTACACGCACAGATCTTAATGTCAGCTCTGGCACACTAATAAGTAaacaatgtctttgtttatttgtttttttttgtactgacacgccctgtgttgtttttcctgatGGCCAGAGGGGCTGATTGGCTAGTGGAGTTGTCACTTCCTGGACAGGGCGGAGTCAGCGTGCGTTCCCTGTTGGAGGAGCTGTATGTACAAGCTGGAGCCTGCAAAGAGTGGGGACTCATCAGATACATCTCTGGTATACTACGCAAGAGAGTGGAGGTCCTCGCTGAGGTTAGTGAGAAGTCATTGAGGCCCTAAATAACCCTAACGTTTTAGGCCTGATACAAAACTGACCTGTGGAAAACCTTTCAACCCAGCCCAACTAAGGTCTTGGGTCAGCTTGGTTACTAGGCCCAAACATCAAGGTCCCAgatataaattaataaacataTACAATTCACAGTTCAGTCATTATCAAACAATGTTCTTGGTATCCTCCATGGGGATCAATCGTTGGGGAATTGTGtatcaaaataaagaaaaggctATGTTGCCATCTATTGGCCATAAGTAAAACTGCACCAcaacatcagaatcagaatcaggtGTAGTGTCAAGAAGGTTTTTAACAATCAAGGAATTTGCCTTAGTATTTTagtgcttaacaatatacataGTAagtaagagaaaataaaaaacataaagctACAACTTAAATGCACAATagtacatgtgaaaatatgcaaaatagATGTTTCTAAAGTAAAAAGAAGATACTAAGCCATGACAAAGTGTCTCTGAGCAACACTTTGCTGAATAACCTGTGTATGACTTTTGTAAAAAGAGTCTCTACAGAATAAATAATGgatcattttaataatttcataatAATTAACCCTGTATTTGTCTACTCCTCAGGCCTGCACAGATCTTATTTCCCATAACAAGCAGCTGACTGTAGGTCTACCTCCTGAGCCCAGGGAAAGAGTCATCACAGTGTAAGCTGGTGTGGCTTGGGAGTTTTTTCCTATGTTAAGGGTTTATTGAAGGAATTATCACTTAATAAACCAACTCTTCCCTCCTCACTGTTTCCTCTCAGTCCACTCCCTCCTGAGGAGTTGAACACTCTCATCTATGAAGCCAGTGGTCAGGACATCAGTGTAGCTGTACTCACGCAGGTAACTCTTTAACTTCTGGACTGTAGCAGGACCGTTTTCAGACACTAATAACATTACAGCtgtgaactgtgtgtgtttgttatacAGGAAATCATGGTCTATCTAGCCATGTACATGCGCTCCCAGCCCGCTCTCATTGGGGACATGCTCCGGCTCAGGATAGGACTCATCATGCAAGTGATGGCCACTGAGCTGGCTCGCAGTCTGCATTGCTCTGGTAGGAAAGCACCAAACACTGTGCACATACATAAACTGACCTACACAGAGAGGAGTAAAAGCTGTGTATTATCTTTGTAGGGGAGGAGGCGTCTGAGAGTTTGATGAGCCTGAGTCCTTTTGGCATGAAAAACCTGCTGCATCACATCCTCAGTGGCAAAGAGTTTGGGGTTGAAAGGAGCAGTGAGTCTCTTTTTGTCCTtccagtatactgtatgtgtgagggTTCATTTATAGGAGCGAGCCCTTCGCTTTAGGTGAGGCATTTAAGAGAAGAACTTAGGATGCGAAAATGTCAGACTGGGTGAAAATCACAGAGCATGGCAGATTCAGATGTTGGCAGCATTTCAGGGGTCTGTAACCAGGTTATAAAATAAGTGTTCaatggcttttttgttttgtttcttgtcTCTATTCATCAGTGCGCCCAATCCAGTCAACAGCCACTAGTCCTGCCATCTCCATCCATGAACTCGGCCACACTGGAGCCACAAAGACTGAACGCACAGGAATACACAAGCTGAAGAGTGAGATTAAACAGGTGGGACACACaaataggataaaaaaaatttaataaaaagcatggtctatctatctatctatctatctatctatctatctatctatctatctatctatctatctatctatctatctatctgtctatctatctatctatctatctatctatctatctatctatctatctatctgtctatctatctatctatctatctatctatctatctatctatctatctatctgtctgtctgtctgtctgtctgtctgtctgtctgtatagaCTAACCGTGTTCTTGCCTTTGGTTGCAGCTGGATGACTCTCGGCCTCTCAGTGTGGGTTGGGTTTAATAATATTGAGCATGATTCTAACGTCAGTCTAGACAACCAAACCGCCGGCTAAATCCTGCTCATAAAACACCACTCATTGGCTCCTAACATTGTGTGAGCTCCAGCGCCCATTTCTGACTTGACTCTCACTTCATCACTAGGAGAACATGATTTGCTACTCTTAACACACAGTAATTGTCTTTGTCAAGAATGTGGTTTTTGTAGAAGagtataacatttttaataaccTTTAAATTCTTGAGCGCCTTGTGTGCCTCCTGGCACGGAGAGAATTAGATAAATTCTTGAGCTCCTGAACCATTCTAGACCGTAATTAAGTTGATTTTAGGTAGCCCACCCTTATCACTCATTTTGTGATAGCATTTCGTCATGAAGTGGCATCAATTGTTTGTTAAACAGTCTTTCTGTTTGGTCATCCAGAAAATTCATTTGGTGAATTTCTTTCACTAGTTGAACAAGGTAAACTTAACCTTTGACTCTACGGGTCAAACATCTCCAGTAACATTGTGCTCCATCTGGCTGCAGTATCATTGGGATTTTAGTGGGACAATCATGTGAAAAATCTCAAGCTGTTCTGTCTTCTGTCATCCATATCCATGTGTAGATCTTCAGTGGCGGTCTTTCCTTGAGTAGCAATGTCACTTCTCCTCGCTCCACGGTAAACCATTTCACCTCATCTGCTTCCAACTAGCTTTGTTTGTCCTTCTTAGGGTTGCCCTATTTAGAATGTATGCACAACACTGAGCAAACTCATACTAAAACcattttcattcacattttatattttctttttttatgtgtctttCTGCATTTAAGGATAAGGctggcaatgttttttttattgagattaattattaataacaataaaacatacagtttCACCAGCCTTGCCCTTTCATATGTCTGCTGAAGTATTTTGCCAAGTGTGATAGAGCATGATATCAATATGCATGAATGATTGCATGGCCTGTGTAACTTAAGATAACTGCTAaatgtatgattgtgtgtgtgtgtgtgtgtgtgagagagagagagaacgagaatAAGGACTActacagtaaatatttaaagtccccatattatgaaaaaaaaaaggttctttgGGATTTGGggtattattttgtgtctctggcgcttccacatgcatatgaacttggaaaaaacaatccatgctgttttgagtgagatacggtttctgaatctCCTCCGctttcagtctccgggtgagttgttaaaaatctccacggctttctacgtcattAGTCAAGGCGgggtggctaaccatagcatgctagcttgttctcaatggcaaaacactgctacaacacacactagttcatcATAATCTCCAAAacaactacttccatgtccctgttctgcaggtatcccacaagtgtccctcgtttagaagaagtctcccagctaatcctgccttgtactgaccaaagttggagaaagagttatttagctgatgtgatcttacctagctactgagcatgtacTGATCTGATCACTCGCAACAAAGAGAGtatagaagtaagatgtctcactctgtaactaaaacagagacctaaacacacagggtgaatacagaatttgcagcaatgtgcagtacaacaaaaatatggtgtttgttgaaaatgaaaccatgtaaacctattttggtacaacctcaaatacaattatgaacctggaaatgagcatAAAATGGGTGCTTAAACttctttacatgtattttttatggTTTGACAAACCTGTATATGCTATCATTCAatacactgtattttttaaaggctCTCCAGTAATCACAAACCTGATGATGCAGTTGGGCCAGAGTAGTAGGAGGAATGATTAATTTCAGAACTATGACTCCAAATCATTCTCTTAAAGGGGAGCTCCACTGATTATACACATCAAAGTTGTTTTAGAGGTTTTGAGGAGTACAACTGCATATGTGAAAAAAGCCACTTTTGTGTCTGTTGGTGTGGAGATAGAAATAAGCGTGTTGGCCAGACCTCTGTAGACTGCTCCTCATCTCTACTTGAGGCTAACAGCTCAAGGCTACATGAGCCGCTACTAGCACAACACACAATTGTTGTGggttgcattgcattgtgggtaatgtaggtgcCAGGATTTGACAAGGACAAAGAATGTGTGGAATAAAAGAGAAGatatctctggttctgctgcatcaatttagattttttttaatctgtctaTTGTGAGTCCAAAAATGTTATAGGAATGCAATGCTAAATCTATTCAGTACTCTTTTAAACTTTGAAACCAGGATAGCTGCGTTAcaatttacattaaattaatttggcCAAAGTGACTAACAACAGTGCATCAACTGGACATGAACCCTCTTAAACAAACCATTATATGTGTCACTGGTAATTGTTTAAGTATTTATATGTAAATAAGTTAGCTCGGGAGTATGAAAAACTACATATATGATTGATCTTGCTCATTCTGTGGTAAAAGTCTGTGTGGTACAGACACTACTGACAAGTGTAACGGCGTATACAAGAAGTACACTTCAAGAACAGGTTGAAAATCAGTAAAATGGTccatttaatatgttttaacaGTGTCTTCCTGTTCTTTTACCGCAGCGCTGCAGTAGCCCCTCCACCCCCAGTGGGATCCTGTCCCCTGTGGGCCCCGGTCCAGGAGATGGACAGCTGCACTGGGAGGAGAGGCAAGGCCAGTGGCTGAGGCGACGCAGGCTGGATGGAGCTATCAACAGAGTACCAGTTGGTTTCTACCAGAAGGTCTGGAAGATCCTGCAGAAGTGCCATGGCCTATCCATCGATGGATATGTGTTGCCTTCGTCTACTACAAGAGAGGTAGCATCTCGTAGACAAAATTCAGgactttctctgtgtgtgtttgtgtgtgtgtgtgtgtgtgtgtgtgtgtttaattctgtgttttctgtgtagaTGACAGAGGGAGAGATTAAGTTTGCGGTGCAGGTGGAGTCTGTCCTAAACCATGTCCCTCAACCAGAGTACCGGCAGCTACTAGTGGAGACTGTGATGGTTCTTGGCCTGGTAGCTGACGTGGACGTGGACAGCATTGGTAGTATCATACACGTGGACCGCATCCTGCATCTGGCCAATGACCTCTTCCTCAGCGACCAGGTACTGAGATAGCTGATTGCAAGTGATACATTTCAGTTTGAAAGAATATTCATGTATTTGTCTATGTGGTTTCCCTCTGTTCTACGTTTGCATCCCCAGAAATCCCACAGTGCCGGTGATTACTTCCTTGAGAAGGACCCAGCGACTGGAATCTGCAACTTTTTCTACGATAGCGCCCCCAGTGGCAGCTATGGCACCATGACCTACTTGTCCAAGGCAACGATCACTTATGTCCAAGACTTCCTGCCAAGCTCCAGCTGCCTGATGCAGTGAAACAGTAAACTGAACACGTGAAGAGACGTGTTTTATTATAAGTAAAGGTTCACCTAGTTAAAGGCACCAAAGCTTCTTATTGTCAGCTGATACAGTCAATGTGGTGCTTTTGAGTATTCAGTCCTTGACTCTGTAGCTCTCATACACTGATGTTACCTCATAGCTTGGCAGCTGATCTCAAACaatagtaattatttttttctttgtcaaatcTGGATTGTGAACTTATTTATTACTTAAACATGCTTctcaaatgtgtgtttacacGACTTAATAACAAAcgtgcatacagtatgtttaaattgaaatttgCACAGCTCTGTGCTCTTGTGCtctttgtgttgtgtatgtgaaaatgtgaacAGTTAACTGTCTTGTAATTAAATGTGTCATATGGTACAATTTTACAGAGCTCTGCAGTTACTAGGGTAAACATTTTGATCATTTGTGCACACAAATGATTATTTCCCTCATACCAATCAGtgtatttttactttcttcttcaattacttttttcgattTATCTACATTtagtaatataatatttaattgttTGATTGTAATGGCTGTGCTTAAATACGCccaataataatacaatataaatcatatttttggtTTGTTCCCTCAAATTACTCCCCCACAGATGACtaatttttactctttttttttaattcctttggTAGCTTCCAGGCTCTTTATAATTGAGTGTTGATCATAATTTGTATTAGTTGTAGtccttttgtctttgtgtatgtgttgcatgttttattacattaacGGAAAATAATCCATCTGTCAATATATGAATGTCACCCCAAGGTTTTGCTACAGACATAGTAAGTCTGTATGGATGTAATTCAACATATTGATGATTTGTTCATTAAGTTTAGACACACTTTCTTATTCAAGTGAATGGGAAAGTGTGACCaaactatatatacagtatatgcatgaTGTATATGTAAAGAATGAAATGGCAGTGCAGCAAGATATTGGTTAA
The Etheostoma cragini isolate CJK2018 chromosome 1, CSU_Ecrag_1.0, whole genome shotgun sequence genome window above contains:
- the phka2 gene encoding phosphorylase b kinase regulatory subunit alpha, liver isoform isoform X2, with amino-acid sequence MRSRSNSGVRLDAYARLVQETILCHQNPVTGLLPASAQKKDAWVRDNVYSVLAVWGLGMAYRKNADRDEDKAKAYELEQSVVKLMQGLLQCMMRQVAKVEKFKQTQSTKDCLHAKYDTPTCATVVGDDQWGHLQVDATSIYLLMLAQMTASGLCIISNLDEVVFIQNLVFYIEAAYKVADYGMWERGDKTNQGIPELNGSSVGIAKAALEAIDELDLFGAHGGPKSVIHVLPDEVEHCQSILCSMLPRASTSKEIDAGLLSVISFPAFAVENAELVAITKSEIISKLQGRYGCCRFIRDGYRCPKEDPSRLHYDPAELKLFENIECEWPVFWTYLILDGIFTGDQVQVQEYREALEGVLIRGKNGIKLLPELYAVPSDKVEEEYSNPHTVDRVAMGQLPHMWGQSLYILSCLLAEGFLAPGEIDPLNRRFSTNLKPDVVVQVCVLAESEEIQQLLSDHGIMVQTMSEVLPMRVLPARILSHVYVRLGNCKKLNLSGRPYRHIGVLGTSKFYEIRNRTYIFTPQFLDQHHFYLALDNQMIVEMLRTELAYLSGCWRMTGRPTLTFPITHSMLVEDGDGIDSCILATLRKLQDGYFAGARVQMSDLSSVQTTSIHTHLSFLDEEEDDSLLEDEEDNDEYGEEYYNCRPSEGSEDMFDQYLTQLLHSTNTTSHLPSIQSGQHHVFSAEHSTRDILSFMAQVQGLNMPKSSMYLPVTPVRNKRRKGLNLLEVSPHSQHGPHVKPHKSDSAADLHLPRDSQGNTDFAALVKQLKECPTLQDQADILYILYVMKGADWLVELSLPGQGGVSVRSLLEELYVQAGACKEWGLIRYISGILRKRVEVLAEACTDLISHNKQLTVGLPPEPRERVITVPLPPEELNTLIYEASGQDISVAVLTQEIMVYLAMYMRSQPALIGDMLRLRIGLIMQVMATELARSLHCSGEEASESLMSLSPFGMKNLLHHILSGKEFGVERSMRPIQSTATSPAISIHELGHTGATKTERTGIHKLKSEIKQIFSGGLSLSSNVTSPRSTRCSSPSTPSGILSPVGPGPGDGQLHWEERQGQWLRRRRLDGAINRVPVGFYQKVWKILQKCHGLSIDGYVLPSSTTREMTEGEIKFAVQVESVLNHVPQPEYRQLLVETVMVLGLVADVDVDSIGSIIHVDRILHLANDLFLSDQKSHSAGDYFLEKDPATGICNFFYDSAPSGSYGTMTYLSKATITYVQDFLPSSSCLMQ
- the phka2 gene encoding phosphorylase b kinase regulatory subunit alpha, liver isoform isoform X1 — encoded protein: MRSRSNSGVRLDAYARLVQETILCHQNPVTGLLPASAQKKDAWVRDNVYSVLAVWGLGMAYRKNADRDEDKAKAYELEQSVVKLMQGLLQCMMRQVAKVEKFKQTQSTKDCLHAKYDTPTCATVVGDDQWGHLQVDATSIYLLMLAQMTASGLCIISNLDEVVFIQNLVFYIEAAYKVADYGMWERGDKTNQGIPELNGSSVGIAKAALEAIDELDLFGAHGGPKSVIHVLPDEVEHCQSILCSMLPRASTSKEIDAGLLSVISFPAFAVENAELVAITKSEIISKLQGRYGCCRFIRDGYRCPKEDPSRLHYDPAELKLFENIECEWPVFWTYLILDGIFTGDQVQVQEYREALEGVLIRGKNGIKLLPELYAVPSDKVEEEYSNPHTVDRVAMGQLPHMWGQSLYILSCLLAEGFLAPGEIDPLNRRFSTNLKPDVVVQVCVLAESEEIQQLLSDHGIMVQTMSEVLPMRVLPARILSHVYVRLGNCKKLNLSGRPYRHIGVLGTSKFYEIRNRTYIFTPQFLDQHHFYLALDNQMIVEMLRTELAYLSGCWRMTGRPTLTFPITHSMLVEDGDGIDSCILATLRKLQDGYFAGARVQMSDLSSVQTTSIHTHLSFLDEEEDDSLLEDEEDNDEYGEEYYNCRPSEGSEDMFDQYLTQLLHSTNTTSHLPSIQSGQHHVFSAEHSTRDILSFMAQVQGLNMPKSSMYLPVTPVRNKRRKGLNLLEVSPHSQHGPHVKPHKSDSAADLHLPRDSQGNTDFAALVKQLKECPTLQDQADILYILYVMKGADWLVELSLPGQGGVSVRSLLEELYVQAGACKEWGLIRYISGILRKRVEVLAEACTDLISHNKQLTVGLPPEPRERVITVPLPPEELNTLIYEASGQDISVAVLTQEIMVYLAMYMRSQPALIGDMLRLRIGLIMQVMATELARSLHCSGEEASESLMSLSPFGMKNLLHHILSGKEFGVERSMRPIQSTATSPAISIHELGHTGATKTERTGIHKLKSEIKQLDDSRPLSIFSGGLSLSSNVTSPRSTRCSSPSTPSGILSPVGPGPGDGQLHWEERQGQWLRRRRLDGAINRVPVGFYQKVWKILQKCHGLSIDGYVLPSSTTREMTEGEIKFAVQVESVLNHVPQPEYRQLLVETVMVLGLVADVDVDSIGSIIHVDRILHLANDLFLSDQKSHSAGDYFLEKDPATGICNFFYDSAPSGSYGTMTYLSKATITYVQDFLPSSSCLMQ
- the phka2 gene encoding phosphorylase b kinase regulatory subunit alpha, liver isoform isoform X3, whose amino-acid sequence is MRSRSNSGVRLDAYARLVQETILCHQNPVTGLLPASAQKKDAWVRDNVYSVLAVWGLGMAYRKNADRDEDKAKAYELEQSVVKLMQGLLQCMMRQVAKVEKFKQTQSTKDCLHAKYDTPTCATVVGDDQWGHLQVDATSIYLLMLAQMTASGLCIISNLDEVVFIQNLVFYIEAAYKVADYGMWERGDKTNQGIPELNGSSVGIAKAALEAIDELDLFGAHGGPKSVIHVLPDEVEHCQSILCSMLPRASTSKEIDAGLLSVISFPAFAVENAELVAITKSEIISKLQGRYGCCRFIRDGYRCPKEDPSRLHYDPAELKLFENIECEWPVFWTYLILDGIFTGDQVQVQEYREALEGVLIRGKNGIKLLPELYAVPSDKVEEEYSNPHTVDRVAMGQLPHMWGQSLYILSCLLAEGFLAPGEIDPLNRRFSTNLKPDVVVQVCVLAESEEIQQLLSDHGIMVQTMSEVLPMRVLPARILSHVYVRLGNCKKLNLSGRPYRHIGVLGTSKFYEIRNRTYIFTPQFLDQHHFYLALDNQMIVEMLRTELAYLSGCWRMTGRPTLTFPITHSMLVEDGDGIDSCILATLRKLQDGYFAGARVQMSDLSSVQTTSIHTHLSFLDEEEDDSLLEDEEDNDEYGEEYYNCRPSEGSEDMFDQYLTQLLHSTNTTSHLPSIQSGQHHVFSAEHSTRDILSFMAQVQGLNMPKSSMYLPVTPVRNKRRKGLNLLEVSPHSQHGPHVKPHKSDSAADLHLPRDSQGNTDFAALVKQLKECPTLQDQADILYILYVMKGADWLVELSLPGQGGVSVRSLLEELYVQAGACKEWGLIRYISGILRKRVEVLAEACTDLISHNKQLTVGLPPEPRERVITVPLPPEELNTLIYEASGQDISVAVLTQEIMVYLAMYMRSQPALIGDMLRLRIGLIMQVMATELARSLHCSGEEASESLMSLSPFGMKNLLHHILSGKEFGVERSMRPIQSTATSPAISIHELGHTGATKTERTGIHKLKSEIKQLDDSRPLSRCSSPSTPSGILSPVGPGPGDGQLHWEERQGQWLRRRRLDGAINRVPVGFYQKVWKILQKCHGLSIDGYVLPSSTTREMTEGEIKFAVQVESVLNHVPQPEYRQLLVETVMVLGLVADVDVDSIGSIIHVDRILHLANDLFLSDQKSHSAGDYFLEKDPATGICNFFYDSAPSGSYGTMTYLSKATITYVQDFLPSSSCLMQ